In one Mus pahari chromosome 21, PAHARI_EIJ_v1.1, whole genome shotgun sequence genomic region, the following are encoded:
- the LOC110338429 gene encoding vomeronasal type-1 receptor 4-like — MENGDIIISVIFLSQTVVGILGNSFLAYHYLMLYYVGCRLKFTDWILQHLIVANFLTLLCKGIPHTVSTFGLKSFLNDIGCKLTFYLHRIGRSVSIGSTCFLSVFQAITISLNASRWTQLKVKSPSYIASCVYMSWVLSFIVNIAFPMYMTARQDNRNISRLRVYDFCSTFHHDDVSDIISAVFLSIPDVMFMVLMLWSSSYMVCILYKHRQRMKHIHRSTFSFRSSAEFRATKTILLLVSTFVFFHTISCLLQINLALFHNPTSLWVKMASVVAACFPTVSPFLVISN; from the coding sequence ATGGAAAACGGTGACATTATAATAAGTGTGATCTTCTTATCACAGACTGTAGTTGGGATCTTGGGCAACTCCTTCTTAGCCTACCATTATCTGATGCTTTACTACGTGGGGTGCAGACTAAAGTTCACAGACTGGATTCTGCAGCACTTGATTGTAGCCAACTTCTTAACTCTACTGTGTAAAGGAATTCCCCATACTGTGTCTACATTTGGGTTGAAAAGCTTCCTCAATGACATTGGTTGCAAACTGACCTTCTATCTTCATAGAATAGGGAGGAGTGTTTCCATCGGCAGCACCTGCTTTCTGAGTGTCTTCCAGGCCATCACCATCAGTCTAAATGCTTCCAGGTGGACACAGCTTAAAGTCAAGTCTCCCAGTTACATTGCTTCTTGTGTGTACATGAGCTGGGTCCTGTCATTCATAGTAAATATAGCTTTTCCCATGTACATGACAGCAAGACAAGACAATAGGAACATTTCACGCCTAAGAGTATATGATTTCTGTTCTACATTTCATCATGACGATGTCAGTGACATTATCAGTGCAGTATTTCTCTCTATTCCTGATGTGATGTTCATGGTGCTGATGCTTTGGTCCAGCAGCTACATGGTTTGCATTCTCTACAAACATAGGCAGAGAATGAAGCACATTCATAGGAGCACCTTTTCCTTCAGGTCCTCCGCTGAGTTCAGAGCCACCAAGACCATTCTGCTCTTGGTAAGCACCTTTGTCTTTTTTCACACAATTTCTTGCCTTTTGCAAATTAATTTGGCTCTTTTCCATAATCCAACCTCACTATGGGTGAAAATGGCTTCAGTAGTTGCTGCATGTTTTCCAACTGTGAGTCCCTTTCTGGTGATCTCCAATTAA